Proteins from a genomic interval of Medicago truncatula cultivar Jemalong A17 chromosome 3, MtrunA17r5.0-ANR, whole genome shotgun sequence:
- the LOC25489699 gene encoding protein KRTCAP2 homolog has translation MAGSGSSMMYSFLLFIVILSLQEMYRGKLASSELFTILGGFTSSLLFLVLLTFIGNFQETAGAKSGWGAVIIAEVVALIAASTVHRVCITTCFLFSAVLLYEVNKLSGSAVSTSDSRTKKQSGRA, from the exons ATGGCAGGGTCTGGGAGTTCCATGATGTATTCCTTTCTTCTATTCATTGTCATCCTCTCACTTCAAGAAATGTACCGTGGGAAACTTGCGTCGTCGGAATTATTCACAATACTTGGAGGGTTCACTAGCTCTCTCCTATTTCTTGTTCTCCTAACT TTCATTGGAAATTTTCAGGAGACTGCCGGTGCAAAATCTGGCTGGGGTGCTG TCATAATAGCAGAAGTAGTTGCATTGATTGCTGCAAGCACTGTCCACCGAGTATGCATCACTACATG TTTCCTGTTCTCGGCTGTGTTGCTCTATGAGGTTAACAAGCTTTCTGGATCAGCTGTTTCAACAAGTGACTCCAGAACCAAAAagcaaagtgggagagcttag
- the LOC25489702 gene encoding uncharacterized protein isoform X2, with protein MEELPECPVCLQNYDDENAIPRVLSCGHTICEACLVHLPPRFPNTIRCPACTQLVKYSPNQGPSSLPKNIDLLRISLQQPQHSSSSQKSNQRSSINDEYAYSSKFWSDEFYAAWKDWILPHDAVSVTEDGVGRFNSSSKGRVCFGVNRTVSLAPIVTLSSVTDSKFKFSYVAWVIKCLEGMNEVVGEGLGLILEASVRQSRLCRVYGLWSEVVGGSLYLVCERQCGRVLEKFGGLMNEGGLDSDKDVFYSFAMIAKGVIEAVIGLNLEGLVAGCLGISCFCFDELGGVCIDLNEVLLMGRKIMDQVSGGTDDEPSHESMCTECLDLENELFVSPEVLSKFLNKRVVNPESGDSRYPIGYGSDVWSLACVLLRLLIGNELPQITFEMSEGNGFDISASYISWVEKVSSVLEEKIGFEYLSLKQTLCKCLDINPENRPDVVDLRKSIQDLLVKHQFVFLGNSELTVKRNNTGHPVTLAKLCQLLEESSKDPREHELQAKEDGGQPNILQGAENISDEEFTASLSQGMIELKDLQGHLGCITGLAVGGGYLFSSSFDKTVRVWSLQDFSHLHTFRGHENKVMALVYVDDEEQLCISGDSGGGIFVWGIDAPLSQDPLRKWYEQKDWRFSGIHSLTAFGNLLYTGSGDRTIKAWSLKDGTLMCTMDGHKSVVSTLSVCDEVLYSGSWDGTVRLWSLNDHIPLAVLGEDLPGEIKSILAITAGRDLLVAAYENGCIKVWRNDVFLSSKTLHNGAIFAMSLQGKWLYTGGWDKNVNIQELSGDELELTVNTFGSIPSGSVVTAILCSQGKLYVGYGDKSIKVYRAK; from the exons ATGGAGGAGTTACCGGAGTGCCCAGTGTGTCTTCAAAACTACGACGACGAAAACGCGATTCCTCGAGTACTCTCATGCGGCCATACAATTTGTGAAGCTTGTCTTGTACATCTTCCACCGCGTTTTCCAAACACAATTCGTTGCCCCGCTTGTACTCAACTCGTTAAATATTCTCCCAATCAAGGCCCTTCTTCTCTTCCCAAAAACATCGATCTTCTCAGAATCTCCCTCCAACAACCACAACACTCTTCATCATCACAAAAATCGAATCAACGGTCCTCAATCAACGATGAATATGCTTATTCCTCTAAATTCTGGTCTGATGAGTTTTACGCTGCTTGGAAGGATTGGATTCTTCCTCACGATGCTGTTTCGGTTACCGAGGATGGTGTTGGTAGGTTTAATTCGAGTTCTAAAGGTAGGGTTTGCTTTGGAGTTAACCGTACGGTGAGTTTAGCTCCGATTGTTACTTTGTCTTCGGTTACTGATTCCAAGTTTAAGTTTAGTTATGTTGCTTGGGTTATCAAGTGTTTGGAGGGGATGAATGAGGTTGTGGGAGAGGGGTTAGGTTTGATTCTAGAAGCTTCTGTGAGGCAGAGTAGGTTGTGTAGGGTTTATGGGTTGTGGAGTGAGGTTGTTGGTGGTAGTTTGTATTTGGTGTGTGAGAGGCAATGTGGTAGGGTTTTGGAGAAATTTGGTGGATTGATGAATGAGGGTGGTTTGGATTCGGATAAAGATGTTTTTTATAGTTTTGCAATGATTGCTAAGGGAGTTATTGAAGCTGTGATTGGTTTGAATTTGGAAGGTTTGGTTGCTGGATGTTTGGGAATTTCGTGTTTCTGTTTTGATGAGCTTGGTGGGGTTTGTATTGATTTGAATGAAGTGTTGCTGATGGGAAGAAAGATTATGGATCAGGTTTCTGGTGGCACGGATGATGAACCGTCACACGAATCAATGTGTACTGAATGTTTGGATTTAGAGAATGAGCTTTTTGTTAGCCCCGAGGTTTTGTCTAAGTTTTTGAACAAGAGGGTTGTTAATCCAGAGAGTGGGGATTCGAGATATCCAATTGGGTATGGCTCGGATGTATGGTCGTTGGCTTGTGTGTTGCTGCGGCTTCTTATTGGAAACGAACTCCCTCAGATTACCTTTGAAATGAGTGAAGGGAATGGTTTTGATATTTCGGCTAGTTATATTTCTTGGGTGGAGAAAGTTAGTTctgttttggaagaaaaaattggCTTTGAATACCTATCACTTAAGCAGACTCTTTGCAAGTGTTTGGACATCAATCCGGAAAATCGTCCAGATGTTGTGGATCTAAGGAAATCCATTCAGGATTTGTTAGTCAAACaccaatttgtttttttgggtaATTCGGAGCTTACAGTAAAGAGGAACAACACAGGTCACCCTGTAACTCTTGCCAAGCTGTGTCAGTTGCTCGAGGAAAGTTCTAAGGACCCGAGAGAACACGAGTTGCAGGCAAAAGAAGATGGTGGTCAACCTAATATTCTTCAAGGTGCGGAAAATATATCTGATGAAGAATTCACTGCTAGCTTATCTCAAGGAATGATTGAGCTTAAAGATCTGCAAGGCCATCTTGGTTGTATCACTGGATTAGCTGTAGGAG GGGGATATCTGTTTAGCTCCTCTTTTGATAAAACTGTCCGTGTATGGTCCTTGCAG GACTTTTCTCATTTACACACGTTTAGAGGTCATGAGAATAAAGTCATGGCTCTAGTTTATGTTGACGACGAAGAACAATTGTGTATAAGCGGTGACAGTGGTGGGGGCATATTTGTCTGGGGGATTGATGCACCTCTTAGTCAAGATCCCTTGAGGAAATGGTATGAGCAGAAGGATTGGCGCTTTAGTGGTATCCATTCCTTGACTGCTTTTGGAAATCTTCTCTACACTGGAAGTGGAGATAGAACAATCAAAGCTTGGTCATTGAAG GATGGAACTTTGATGTGCACAATGGATGGCCACAAATCTGTAGTTTCCACACTTTCGGTATGTGATGAGGTTCTTTACAGTGGTAGTTGGGATGGAACCGTCCGATTGTGGAGTCTTAATGATCATATCCCGTTGGCGGTGCTAGGGGAAGATCTTCCTGGAGAGATAAAGTCTATCCTGGCTATTACTGCCGGTAGGGATTTGCTGGTTGCAGCATATGAGAATGGTTGCATAAag GTCTGGAGAAATGACGTGTTCCTGAGTTCCAAAACATTGCATAATGGTGCCATTTTTGCTATGAGTCTGCAGGGAAAATGGCTTTATACTGGAGGTTGGGACAAAAATGTTAATATACAG GAGTTATCAGGAGATGAGTTAGAACTGACCGTCAACACATTTGGATCCATTCCTTCCGGTTCTGTTGTGACAGCTATATTATGCAGCCAAGGAAAACTTTATGTTGGATATGGTGACAAGTCTATCAAG GTTTATCGTGCTAAATAG